From Nicotiana tabacum cultivar K326 chromosome 15, ASM71507v2, whole genome shotgun sequence, the proteins below share one genomic window:
- the LOC107785171 gene encoding oligopeptide transporter 2-like, giving the protein MEFDMSEKNRTEKEFEEEIPEDEESPIEQVRLTVSNQDDPSLPVWTFRMWFLGILSCGILAFLNTFFSYRTQPLSISMITVQIAALPLGKIMARVLPTRKFKIGSWEFSFNPGPFNMKEHVLISIFANCGSGTAYAVSIVTIIKAFYLRNISFVAGWILVVTTQVLGYGWAGIMRKYVVDPAEMWWPGNMVLVSLFRALHEKDADGKSSRGKFFLVVLACSFIWYIVPGFLFPTLSNISLLCLFYPKSVLAQQIGSGMKGLGILSFTFDWSVVASYLGSPLVCPLFAIINVIVGYVVVVYILIPISYWGFNIYDARTFPLLSSHLFNAQGQTYDITAIVNDKFELDEVAYAKQGRINISTFFALTYGLNFAAVVATLAQVALFNGKEIYERFRAINSGKPDIHTRLMKKYADIPSWWFHGMLVLSLALSLVLCIVWEDQVQLPWWGLLFAAAIALIFTLPISIITATTNMTPGLNVITEYIIGLIIPGKPIANVCFKTFGYISMSQAVSFLSDFKLGHYMKIPPRSMFIVQLLGTLIAGTINMSVAWWLLTNIDHICQDQLLPTNSPWTCPGNRVFFDASVIWGLVGPKRMFGSLGNYSAQNWFFLGGAIGPLLVWLLHKAFPSQSWIKLINIPVLLGATAAMPPATPLNFNSWIFFGILFNFFIFRYRKKWWQKYNYVLSAALDAGLAFMGVFIYFCLGDVKFSWWGTGGEYCDLATCPTTKGIVVEGCPLR; this is encoded by the exons ATGGAGTTCGACATGTCAGAGAAAAACAGAACAGAAaaggaatttgaagaagaaattccTGAAGATGAAGAGTCCCCGATAGAACAAGTCAG GTTGACAGTATCAAATCAGGACGACCCTAGTCTACCAGTATGGACATTTCGGATGTGGTTCCTCGGAATCTTGTCGTGTGGAATTCTGGCATTTCTCAACACTTTCTTCAGTTATCGAACACAGCCACTTAGCATTAGTATGATAACTGTCCAGATAGCAGCATTGCCACTCGGCAAGATCATGGCTAGAGTGTTGCCTACGAGGAAATTTAAGATAGGATCGTGGGAGTTTTCGTTTAATCCAGGACCATTTAATATGAAAGAACATGTCTTGATTTCGATATTTGCAAATTGTGGTTCTGGGACAGCATATGCTGTTTCAATTGTTACTATTATTAAGGCATTCTATCTCAGGAACATCTCCTTCGTGGCTGGTTGGATTCTTGTTGTTACTACTCAG GTTCTGGGATATGGATGGGCAGGGATTATGAGAAAGTATGTGGTAGACCCTGCAGAAATGTGGTGGCCTGGTAATATGGTTCTAGTCTCTCTTTTCAG GGCTCTCCATGAAAAAGATGCAGATGGCAAAAGCTCAAGAGGAAAATTCTTCTTAGTTGTATTAGCTTGCAGCTTCATTTGGTACATTGTCCCTGGATTTCTCTTCCCAACATTATCAAACATATCTTTACTCTGCTTATTCTATCCAAAATCAGTACTAGCCCAACAAATTGGTTCAGGAATGAAAGGCCTTGGAATTTTGTCATTCACTTTTGATTGGTCAGTTGTAGCATCATATCTTGGTAGCCCTCTCGTCTGTCCCTTATTTGCCATTATCAATGTCATAGTGGGATATGTTGTTGTGGTCTATATACTCATTCCAATATCCTATTGGGGATTCAACATCTACGACGCCAGGACTTTTCCTCTGTTGTCTTCGCATTTGTTTAATGCTCAAGGACAAACATATGATATTACAGCCATTGTTAATGACAAGTTTGAGTTAGATGAGGTGGCATATGCAAAACAAGGACGTATAAATATAAGCACTTTCTTTGCTCTCACTTATGGCCTGAATTTCGCTGCTGTTGTGGCTACTCTCGCGCAAGTTGCTCTATTCAATGGAAA GGAAATATATGAGCGATTCCGAGCTATAAACTCAGGAAAACCTGATATCCACACAAGACTAATGAAGAAATACGCAGACATCCCTAGCTGGTGGTTTCACGGCATGCTTGTACTTTCATTGGCTTTGTCACTTGTACTATGCATCGTCTGGGAAGATCAAGTTCAACTTCCGTGGTGGGGGCTTCTTTTTGCAGCTGCCATTGCCTTGATTTTCACTCTCCCTATAAGCATCATTACAGCCACGACAAACATG ACACCAGGACTAAATGTGATCACAGAGTATATTATCGGTCTAATAATTCCAGGGAAACCAATAGCCAATGTTTGCTTTAAAACATTTGGGTATATAAGTATGTCACAGGCAGTTTCATTTCTCTCGGATTTTAAGCTTGGCCATTATATGAAGATTCCTCCAAGATCAATGTTCATTGTTCAG CTACTCGGAACTCTCATTGCTGGTACAATAAATATGAGTGTCGCGTGGTGGCTGCTTACAAACATTGATCATATATGCCAAGATCAACTGCTACCTACAAATAGTCCGTGGACATGTCCAGGGAATCGCGTCTTCTTCGATGCATCAGTAATCTGGGGTTTAGTAGGACCTAAAAGAATGTTTGGTTCACTTGGAAATTACAGTGCACAGAACTGGTTCTTTCTTGGTGGTGCAATTGGACCACTTTTAGTGTGGTTGTTACACAAAGCATTCCCAAGTCAAAGTTGGATTAAATTGATTAATATTCCAGTACTTCTAGGGGCAACAGCTGCTATGCCTCCAGCAACACCTTTGAACTTCAATAGCTGGATTTTCTTTGGTATATTGttcaatttcttcattttcagaTACAGAAAGAAATGGTGGCAGAAGTATAATTATGTTCTTTCAGCTGCATTGGATGCTGGTTTGGCTTTtatgggagtgtttatatatttCTGTCTCGGTGATGTTAAGTTTTCTTGGTGGGGAACTGGGGGAGAATATTGTGATTTGGCTACTTGTCCTACTACCAAGGGCATAGTTGTTGAAGGATGTCCTTTGCGTTGA